The Brassica oleracea var. oleracea cultivar TO1000 chromosome C6, BOL, whole genome shotgun sequence genome includes a region encoding these proteins:
- the LOC106299753 gene encoding MATE efflux family protein DTX1-like, whose product MSQSNHVSDEVTIPLLQNMPLHEKLHLLKNYFTEAVSIAIIFFPFVLTSVFTYLRSLASMHFLGGLGSFTLAGCSLALASANITAYALFSGLTGGAETICSQAIGAKRYNLFRATIWRGMILLLFTSFPVLFIWLNIERILTMLKQDMELASIAGTFLLYSVPDLVAQSLLHPLKAYLKTQSKTRPLSILTGVTSILHFLIMYLFVSYFKFEVKGIAVSSVLSNFILVAFLFTFFKGNKLGSDDEEEGVTEESYEDRVREWKKLFYLAIPSCGMGCLEFWFYEIMILICGLLGKPKVAIASMGLIIQITSLVYIFPHSLSSAVSTRVGNELGSNRPHAARRAAIVGLCLSILLGIMASTFMFSVRNVWATFFTDGEQVINLVSKVLPIVCLCELGNCPQTTVGGVLRGSARPWVGASINAAAFYAIGLPVALVMAFPFGFGFGLKGLWLGMLAAQITCVIGMMVAMYRIDWELEAERARDLTSLDDCRSDGEVEDGEAGRLISRVESFEG is encoded by the coding sequence ATGTCTCAATCAAACCATGTCAGTGACGAAGTTACAATACCTTTACTCCAAAACATGCCTCTTCACGAGAAACTGCATTTACTTAAAAATTACTTTACTGAAGCAGTCTCAATCGCCATAATCTTTTTCCCATTTGTACTCACATCTGTTTTCACTTACCTTCGCTCCTTAGCCTCTATGCATTTCCTAGGCGGTCTTGGTTCCTTTACTCTTGCTGGCTGCTCCCTCGCCCTTGCATCCGCCAACATTACCGCTTACGCTCTGTTCTCCGGGTTGACCGGGGGCGCCGAAACCATCTGTTCACAAGCCATCGGCGCAAAACGCTATAACCTCTTCAGGGCAACCATCTGGCGAGGAATGATCCTCCTCCTCTTCACATCATTCCCGGTTTTATTTATCTGGTTAAACATCGAGAGGATTCTGACAATGTTGAAACAGGACATGGAGCTTGCGTCCATAGCTGGCACCTTTCTGCTTTACTCTGTTCCGGATCTCGTCGCTCAATCTTTATTGCACCCATTAAAAGCTTATCTCAAGACTCAGTCAAAGACTCGGCCCCTATCAATCTTGACAGGAGTGACGAGTATTCTCCATTTTCTGATCATGTACCTTTTCGTGTCCTACTTCAAGTTTGAGGTTAAAGGTATCGCTGTGAGTAGTGTTTTGTCAAATTTTATCCTTGTGGCCTTTCTCTTCACTTTCTTCAAAGGAAACAAGCTAGGTAGCGACGATGAGGAGGAGGGGGTTACAGAGGAGTCATATGAAGATAGAGTGAGAGAATGGAAGAAACTGTTTTATCTCGCGATACCGAGTTGTGGAATGGGTTGTCTCGAGTTTTGGTTCTATGAGATAATGATTTTGATTTGTGGGCTTCTTGGAAAGCCCAAGGTAGCTATTGCTTCAATGGGACTTATCATTCAAATCACTTCTCTTGTTTACATTTTCCCTCATTCGCTGAGCTCCGCAGTCTCGACTCGGGTCGGAAACGAGCTTGGTTCGAACCGGCCACATGCAGCGAGAAGAGCCGCCATCGTCGGACTCTGTCTCAGCATTCTCCTCGGGATCATGGCTTCCACGTTCATGTTCTCGGTCAGAAACGTATGGGCTACGTTTTTCACGGATGGTGAACAAGTCATTAATTTAGTTTCTAAGGTTCTACCGATAGTTTGCCTTTGCGAGCTAGGAAACTGCCCTCAGACGACGGTAGGTGGCGTTCTCAGAGGGTCTGCAAGGCCGTGGGTGGGAGCTTCGATTAACGCAGCGGCGTTTTATGCGATTGGTTTGCCTGTTGCATTGGTTATGGCGTTTCCGTTTGGGTTTGGGTTTGGATTAAAGGGACTTTGGCTCGGAATGCTCGCAGCGCAGATAACATGTGTGATTGGTATGATGGTGGCGATGTATAGGATTGATTGGGAACTTGAGGCAGAAAGGGCTAGGGATCTCACATCGTTGGATGACTGCAGAAGCGACGGTGAGGTCGAGGATGGGGAGGCTGGGCGGTTGATTAGTAGGGTCGAGTCTTTTGAGGGATAG